One genomic region from Streptomyces sp. NBC_00457 encodes:
- a CDS encoding fumarate reductase/succinate dehydrogenase flavoprotein subunit, with the protein MMTYTDYETGEPVVDTKAPSGPVNERWDKRRFEAKLVNPANRRKHTVIVVGTGLAGGSAGATLAEQGYHVVQFCYQDSPRRAHSIAAQGGINAAKNYRNDGDSIHRLFYDTVKGGDFRARESNVHRLAQISVEIIDQCVAQGVPFAREYGGLLDTRSFGGVQVSRTFYARGQTGQQLLLGAYQALSRQIAAGNVEMHPRTEMLDLIVIDGRARGIVARDLITGRIDTYFADAVVLASGGYGNVFYLSTNAMNSNATAIWRAHRRGAYFANPCFTQIHPTCIPRTGDHQSKLTLMSESLRNDGRIWVPKAHGDTRPASRIPEDERDYYLERIYPSFGNLVPRDIASRAAKNVCDEGRGVGPGGQGVYLDFADAIKRMGRKAVEAKYGNLFDMYQRITDEDPYEVPMRIYPAVHYTMGGLWVDYDLQTTIPGLFAIGEANFSDHGANRLGASALMQGLADGYFVLPATINDYLARNPHQESVTAEHPVVQEVLAETEDRLNLLLSVDGDRTPDSFHREVGELMWEFCGMARTDSGLRKALERIPQIREEFWRRIKVPGTGEEFNQSLEKANRIVDYLELAELMCLDALHRSESCGGHFREESQTPDGEAARRDDEFTYAAAWEFTGTGEAPALHKEDLVFEYVHPTQRSYA; encoded by the coding sequence CTGATGACCTACACCGACTACGAGACCGGCGAACCGGTCGTCGACACCAAGGCCCCCTCCGGGCCGGTCAACGAGCGCTGGGACAAGCGCCGTTTCGAGGCCAAGCTGGTCAACCCCGCCAACCGGCGCAAGCACACCGTCATCGTCGTCGGCACCGGCCTCGCGGGCGGCTCCGCGGGCGCCACGCTGGCCGAACAGGGCTACCACGTCGTCCAGTTCTGCTACCAGGACTCCCCGCGCCGCGCCCACTCGATCGCCGCGCAGGGCGGCATCAACGCGGCGAAGAACTACCGCAACGACGGCGACTCCATCCACCGGCTGTTCTACGACACCGTCAAGGGCGGCGACTTCAGGGCGCGCGAGTCCAATGTGCACCGGCTGGCGCAGATCTCCGTGGAGATCATCGACCAGTGCGTGGCGCAGGGCGTGCCGTTCGCGCGGGAGTACGGCGGTCTGCTCGACACCCGCTCCTTCGGCGGCGTCCAGGTGTCCCGTACGTTCTACGCCCGCGGCCAGACGGGCCAGCAGCTGCTGCTCGGCGCCTACCAGGCCCTGTCCCGGCAGATCGCCGCGGGCAACGTCGAGATGCACCCGCGCACCGAGATGCTCGACCTGATCGTCATCGACGGACGGGCGCGCGGGATCGTGGCCCGCGACCTGATCACAGGTCGCATCGACACGTACTTCGCGGACGCCGTCGTACTCGCGAGTGGTGGCTACGGAAACGTCTTCTACCTGTCGACCAACGCCATGAACTCCAACGCCACCGCGATCTGGCGGGCGCACCGGCGCGGCGCGTACTTCGCCAACCCCTGCTTCACCCAGATCCATCCGACCTGCATCCCGCGCACCGGCGACCACCAGTCCAAGCTCACGCTGATGAGCGAGTCGCTGCGCAACGACGGCCGGATCTGGGTGCCGAAGGCCCACGGCGACACCCGGCCCGCGAGCCGGATCCCCGAGGACGAGCGCGACTACTACCTGGAGCGCATCTACCCGTCCTTCGGCAATCTGGTCCCGCGCGACATCGCCTCCCGCGCCGCGAAGAACGTCTGTGACGAGGGCAGGGGAGTGGGCCCCGGCGGACAGGGCGTCTATCTCGACTTCGCGGACGCCATCAAGCGGATGGGCCGAAAGGCCGTCGAGGCGAAGTACGGCAATCTCTTCGACATGTACCAGCGGATCACCGACGAGGATCCGTACGAGGTGCCGATGCGGATCTACCCCGCCGTGCACTACACGATGGGCGGACTGTGGGTCGACTACGACCTGCAGACCACGATCCCCGGTCTGTTCGCGATCGGCGAGGCCAACTTCTCCGACCACGGGGCCAACCGGCTCGGCGCTTCCGCGCTGATGCAGGGCCTGGCCGACGGCTACTTCGTGCTCCCGGCGACGATCAACGACTACCTCGCGCGCAACCCGCACCAGGAGTCCGTCACCGCCGAACACCCCGTCGTACAGGAGGTGTTGGCCGAGACGGAGGACCGCCTCAACCTTCTCCTGTCCGTCGACGGCGACCGCACTCCCGACTCCTTCCACCGCGAGGTCGGTGAACTCATGTGGGAGTTCTGCGGCATGGCCCGCACCGACTCCGGACTGCGCAAGGCGCTGGAGCGGATCCCGCAGATCCGCGAGGAGTTCTGGCGGCGGATCAAGGTGCCCGGGACCGGCGAGGAGTTCAACCAGTCGCTGGAGAAGGCCAACCGGATCGTCGACTACCTGGAGCTCGCCGAGCTGATGTGCCTCGACGCGCTGCACCGGTCCGAGTCCTGCGGCGGCCACTTCCGCGAGGAGTCCCAGACTCCCGACGGCGAAGCCGCCCGCAGGGACGACGAGTTCACCTACGCGGCTGCCTGGGAGTTCACGGGCACGGGCGAGGCCCCGGCCCTGCACAAGGAAGACCTGGTCTTCGAGTACGTCCACCCCACCCAGCGGAGCTACGCATGA
- a CDS encoding succinate dehydrogenase, with amino-acid sequence MARTVWDSSVGKKTVMAVSGLIMLLYLVVHMIGNLKIFFGPGEFNHYAHWLRTIGEPFMHYEWTLWLIRVVLVVAVVAHAASAYQLSRRDIKARPTKYVHKKPRASYATRTMRWGGIILGLFIVWHILDLTTGTVHSGGFQEGHPYQNVVDTFSTWYGNVIYLVAMLALGLHIRHGFWSAAQTLGAGSRTRDRAMKTTANALALLLTVGFIAVPVGVMTGVVS; translated from the coding sequence ATGGCACGCACGGTGTGGGACAGCTCCGTCGGCAAGAAGACCGTGATGGCGGTCAGCGGTCTGATCATGCTGCTGTACCTGGTCGTCCACATGATCGGAAACCTGAAGATCTTCTTCGGGCCCGGCGAGTTCAACCACTACGCGCACTGGCTGCGCACCATCGGCGAGCCGTTCATGCACTACGAGTGGACGCTCTGGCTCATCCGTGTCGTCCTCGTCGTCGCGGTCGTCGCCCATGCCGCCTCCGCCTACCAGCTCAGCCGCCGCGACATCAAGGCACGCCCCACCAAGTACGTGCACAAGAAGCCGCGGGCTTCCTACGCCACGCGCACCATGCGCTGGGGCGGGATCATCCTCGGCCTGTTCATCGTCTGGCACATCCTCGACCTGACGACCGGCACCGTGCACTCCGGCGGCTTCCAGGAGGGCCACCCGTACCAGAACGTCGTGGACACCTTCTCCACCTGGTACGGCAACGTCATCTACCTCGTCGCGATGCTCGCCCTCGGCCTGCACATCCGGCACGGCTTCTGGAGCGCCGCCCAGACCCTCGGCGCCGGCAGCCGCACCCGCGACCGCGCCATGAAGACCACTGCCAACGCCCTCGCGCTGCTCCTCACGGTCGGCTTCATCGCCGTACCCGTGGGTGTCATGACTGGAGTCGTGAGCTGA